In the Catenulispora sp. GP43 genome, one interval contains:
- a CDS encoding amidohydrolase has product MTQPATASPADLLRGLDGLLPGLRDLYKDLHAHPELSFQETRTAGIVAQRLRAAGWEVTEGLGGPEGVPGTGVVGVLHGGLDAREGLDPNGVPGPVILLRADMDALPVREETGLPYASAVTGTELDGTEVPVMHACGHDVHVTCLLGAAGLLAANRAAWGGTVVAVFQPAEEVGGAPKMIEDGFLGRFPRPEVCLGQHVGPAPAGLVGTRPGPVMSACDTLRVKVFGRGGHGSMPEATIDPVVIAAAIVMRLQTIVSREIAAGRSAVVTVGSLHAGSRANVIADEAELGITVRTTTPAVRDKVLAAITRVVNAEAAASGAPRMPEITPVDELPLLVNDQAATDVVLGAFRELLGPDQVFVLPATLTGSEDFGHFGTVLGVPSVFWHFGGLDLADFTEQDILSLLEDGIPATLPSNHSPKFAPAVDPTLEIGVRLMLAAASAWLAGTAEAE; this is encoded by the coding sequence CCCGGCCTGCGCGACCTCTATAAGGACCTCCACGCGCATCCCGAGCTCTCCTTCCAGGAGACCCGCACCGCGGGCATCGTCGCGCAGCGCCTGCGCGCGGCGGGCTGGGAGGTCACCGAGGGCCTCGGCGGGCCGGAGGGCGTCCCGGGCACCGGCGTCGTCGGCGTCCTGCACGGTGGGCTGGATGCGCGCGAAGGGCTGGATCCGAACGGTGTCCCGGGCCCCGTGATCCTGCTGCGGGCCGACATGGACGCTCTCCCTGTCCGGGAGGAGACCGGCCTGCCCTACGCCTCCGCGGTCACCGGCACCGAGCTCGACGGCACCGAGGTCCCGGTGATGCACGCCTGCGGCCACGACGTCCACGTCACCTGCCTGCTCGGCGCCGCCGGACTGCTGGCCGCGAACCGTGCCGCGTGGGGCGGCACCGTCGTGGCCGTGTTCCAGCCGGCCGAGGAGGTCGGCGGCGCGCCGAAGATGATCGAGGACGGCTTCCTCGGCCGCTTCCCGCGGCCCGAGGTCTGCCTGGGCCAGCACGTCGGTCCGGCTCCGGCCGGGCTGGTCGGCACGCGTCCGGGCCCGGTGATGAGCGCCTGCGACACCTTGCGGGTGAAGGTCTTCGGCCGGGGCGGCCACGGCTCGATGCCGGAGGCGACCATCGACCCGGTGGTCATCGCCGCCGCGATCGTCATGCGGCTGCAGACGATCGTCTCGCGCGAGATCGCGGCCGGCCGGTCGGCGGTGGTGACGGTCGGCTCCCTGCACGCCGGCTCGCGGGCCAACGTCATCGCCGACGAGGCCGAGCTCGGCATCACCGTGCGCACCACCACGCCGGCGGTCCGGGACAAGGTGCTGGCCGCGATCACGCGGGTGGTGAACGCCGAGGCCGCCGCGTCCGGCGCGCCGCGGATGCCGGAGATCACGCCGGTGGACGAGCTGCCGCTGCTGGTGAACGACCAGGCCGCGACCGACGTCGTGCTCGGGGCGTTCCGCGAGCTGCTCGGCCCGGACCAGGTGTTCGTGCTGCCGGCCACGCTCACCGGCAGCGAGGACTTCGGGCACTTCGGCACCGTGCTCGGCGTCCCGTCGGTGTTCTGGCACTTCGGCGGACTGGACCTCGCCGACTTCACCGAGCAGGACATCCTGTCCCTGCTGGAGGACGGCATCCCGGCCACGCTGCCCAGCAACCACTCCCCGAAGTTCGCCCCCGCGGTCGACCCGACGCTGGAGATCGGGGTGCGGCTGATGCTCGCCGCCGCCTCCGCGTGGCTGGCGGGCACGGCGGAGGCAGAATAG
- the gndA gene encoding NADP-dependent phosphogluconate dehydrogenase produces the protein MQESAQIGVTGLAVMGRNLARNFARHGYTVALHNRTAARTHALVEEFGSEGTFVPTETAEEFVAALEKPRRLMIMVKAGEPTDAVIEAFAPLLEPGDMIIDGGNAHFADTRRREKALRERGIHFVGSGVSGGEEGALHGPSVMPGGSAESYAVLGPMLEAISAKVDGEPCCTHIGTDGAGHFVKMVHNGIEYADMQLIAEAYDLLRHVAQYSPAQIAEVFRSWNTGRLNSYLIEITAEILAHTDAATGEPFVDIVRDAAEQKGTGRWTVQTALDLGSPVTAIAQATFARVASSRTALREAYRQQAGGTEHPLRAHEAERYVATVEQALYASKVIAYDQGWTMIRDAAEEFGWDIDLADVAKIWRGGCIIRAAFLDRIRAAYTADATLPSLLSEPEFAGEIAKAQVSWREVIASAARRGIPVPAFSAALAYFDTLSAGRLPAALIQGQRDFFGAHTYHRTDRDGAFHTLWAEQGRPEVEA, from the coding sequence ATGCAGGAATCAGCGCAGATCGGCGTTACCGGATTGGCCGTCATGGGCCGCAACCTGGCGCGCAACTTCGCCCGTCACGGCTACACCGTCGCACTTCACAACCGCACCGCCGCACGGACCCACGCCCTCGTCGAGGAGTTCGGGAGCGAGGGCACCTTCGTCCCGACCGAGACCGCCGAGGAGTTCGTCGCGGCGCTGGAGAAACCCCGCCGCTTGATGATCATGGTGAAGGCCGGCGAGCCCACCGACGCGGTGATCGAGGCGTTCGCCCCGCTGCTGGAGCCCGGCGACATGATCATCGACGGCGGCAACGCGCACTTCGCGGACACCCGGCGCCGGGAGAAGGCGCTGCGCGAGCGCGGCATCCACTTCGTCGGCTCCGGCGTGTCCGGCGGCGAGGAGGGCGCGCTGCACGGGCCGTCGGTCATGCCCGGCGGCTCCGCCGAGTCCTACGCCGTGCTCGGGCCGATGCTGGAGGCGATCAGCGCCAAGGTGGACGGCGAGCCGTGCTGCACGCACATCGGCACCGACGGCGCCGGGCACTTCGTCAAGATGGTGCACAACGGCATCGAGTACGCCGACATGCAGCTCATCGCCGAGGCCTACGACCTGCTGCGGCACGTCGCGCAGTACAGCCCGGCGCAGATCGCCGAGGTGTTCCGGTCCTGGAACACCGGGCGCCTGAACTCCTACCTGATCGAGATCACCGCCGAGATCCTGGCCCACACCGACGCCGCGACCGGCGAGCCGTTCGTGGACATCGTCCGCGACGCCGCCGAGCAGAAGGGCACCGGCCGCTGGACCGTGCAGACCGCGCTGGACCTCGGCTCGCCGGTGACGGCGATCGCGCAGGCGACGTTCGCCCGCGTGGCCTCCAGCCGGACCGCGCTGCGCGAGGCGTACCGGCAGCAGGCCGGCGGGACGGAGCACCCGCTGCGCGCGCACGAGGCCGAGCGCTACGTCGCCACGGTCGAGCAGGCCCTCTACGCCTCCAAGGTCATCGCCTACGACCAGGGCTGGACGATGATCCGGGACGCCGCCGAGGAGTTCGGCTGGGACATCGACCTGGCGGACGTGGCGAAGATCTGGCGCGGCGGCTGCATCATCCGCGCCGCGTTCCTGGACCGGATCCGCGCCGCCTACACCGCCGACGCCACGCTGCCGAGCCTGCTGTCCGAGCCGGAGTTCGCCGGCGAGATCGCCAAGGCCCAGGTGTCCTGGCGCGAGGTGATCGCCTCGGCGGCGCGCCGCGGGATCCCGGTCCCGGCGTTCTCGGCGGCGCTGGCGTACTTCGACACGCTGAGCGCCGGCCGGCTGCCGGCGGCGCTGATCCAGGGGCAGCGCGACTTCTTCGGGGCGCACACCTATCACCGGACCGACCGCGATGGTGCCTTCCACACGCTGTGGGCGGAGCAGGGGCGGCCGGAGGTCGAGGCCTGA
- a CDS encoding TetR/AcrR family transcriptional regulator — protein MARAGLSPEVLVTAAAELADEIGFENVTIGVVARRFGVREPSLYSHIRNANDLRVRVAAKALGELADRLSEALAGRSGRQALLAFAAAYRDYGRAHPGRFTAARMAVPLDSPAADAARRHSDLTRALLRGYALGEPAETDAVRLLGATILGFVTLEAGGSYQHNARTADASWNAAMEALDVALRNWPETASAGAPQV, from the coding sequence ATGGCACGCGCCGGACTGTCCCCGGAAGTCCTCGTGACCGCGGCCGCCGAACTGGCCGACGAGATCGGCTTCGAGAACGTCACGATCGGGGTGGTGGCGCGGCGGTTCGGGGTGCGGGAACCGAGCCTGTACTCGCACATCCGCAACGCGAACGACCTGCGCGTACGGGTCGCCGCCAAGGCCCTCGGCGAACTCGCCGACCGGCTCTCCGAGGCCCTGGCCGGCCGCTCGGGCCGCCAGGCGCTGCTGGCCTTCGCCGCCGCCTACCGCGACTATGGCCGCGCCCACCCCGGCCGCTTCACGGCCGCACGCATGGCCGTCCCCCTGGACTCCCCGGCCGCCGACGCCGCGCGCCGGCACTCCGATCTGACCCGCGCGCTGCTGCGCGGCTACGCCCTCGGCGAGCCGGCCGAGACGGACGCCGTACGGCTGCTCGGCGCGACGATCCTGGGCTTCGTCACGCTGGAGGCCGGCGGCAGCTACCAGCACAACGCCCGAACGGCCGACGCGTCCTGGAACGCCGCGATGGAAGCCCTCGACGTGGCGCTGCGGAACTGGCCGGAAACCGCGTCGGCCGGGGCGCCCCAGGTCTGA
- a CDS encoding FBP domain-containing protein, translating to MEPIAESQIRTCFVNCSKGEALRMGLPRDLEETPWADLDFLGWRDPGAPERAYLVAERDGRLVGISLRASGGAARGFGARSMCSVCLTTRTGGGVALMTARRTGAAGRNGNSVGQYLCSDLQCSLFVRGIKSTVNGHDLDESVDAPGRIARSVTNLHSFLDRVLAP from the coding sequence ATGGAACCGATCGCCGAAAGCCAGATCCGCACCTGCTTCGTCAACTGCTCCAAGGGCGAGGCCCTGCGGATGGGGCTGCCCCGGGATCTGGAGGAGACGCCGTGGGCCGACCTGGACTTCCTGGGCTGGCGCGATCCCGGCGCGCCCGAGCGTGCCTACCTGGTCGCCGAGCGGGACGGGCGCCTGGTCGGGATCTCGTTGCGGGCTTCCGGCGGGGCGGCGCGCGGGTTCGGGGCCAGGAGCATGTGCTCGGTCTGCCTGACCACCCGGACCGGCGGCGGCGTCGCGCTGATGACCGCGCGGCGCACCGGGGCGGCCGGGCGGAACGGGAACTCGGTCGGGCAGTATCTGTGCTCTGATCTGCAGTGCTCGCTGTTCGTGCGGGGGATCAAGAGCACGGTGAACGGGCACGACCTGGACGAGTCGGTGGATGCGCCGGGGCGGATCGCGCGGTCGGTCACGAACCTGCACTCGTTCCTGGACCGGGTCCTCGCGCCGTAG
- a CDS encoding D-alanyl-D-alanine carboxypeptidase family protein, protein MPNPELEEQAASESPETPASEPESTASGAAAPEAESAEPPASTDEPIEPTDKRFRLRPRLRPRLRLRTLALTLGLVLVLGGAGLAAVFAAHGFDDPPAPDLKQVTPAYHDFAASLPWPNDGETALWAQGIGSLGTCGDQTPVPIASVAKVMTAYVVLKDHPLTDGESGPDILVDQQAALESFSRDESSAPVRAGQRLSERTLLELMLVPSANNVARLLARWDAGTQDAFVAEMNAAAVSLGMKDTTYTDPSGLDSSTRSTAVDQLQLAKVALTDPTLLALTAEPMTQVPDDPDVLSNTDALLGADGVVGGKTGSSTPAGGALMWAAHRTLDGEDHLVLGVVLHQASGTSPEQGLSSALLVSRRLVEAMD, encoded by the coding sequence GTGCCCAATCCAGAACTGGAAGAGCAGGCGGCATCGGAGAGCCCTGAGACCCCGGCGTCCGAGCCGGAGTCGACGGCGTCCGGCGCCGCGGCGCCAGAGGCGGAGTCGGCTGAACCCCCCGCAAGCACCGATGAGCCCATTGAACCAACCGATAAGCGCTTCCGCCTTCGTCCCCGTCTGCGTCCCCGTCTGCGTCTCCGCACCCTCGCCCTCACCCTCGGCCTTGTCCTCGTCCTCGGCGGCGCGGGCCTCGCGGCCGTGTTCGCCGCCCACGGCTTCGACGACCCGCCGGCCCCCGACCTCAAGCAGGTCACGCCGGCCTACCACGACTTCGCCGCCTCCCTGCCCTGGCCGAACGACGGCGAGACCGCCCTGTGGGCCCAGGGCATAGGCAGCCTGGGCACCTGCGGCGACCAGACCCCGGTGCCGATAGCGAGCGTCGCCAAGGTGATGACCGCCTACGTCGTCCTCAAGGACCACCCGCTCACCGACGGCGAGTCCGGCCCGGACATCCTCGTCGACCAGCAGGCCGCGCTGGAGTCCTTCTCCCGCGACGAGAGCTCGGCACCGGTGCGCGCCGGCCAGCGCCTGAGCGAGCGCACCCTGCTGGAGCTGATGCTCGTCCCCTCCGCGAACAACGTCGCCCGCCTCCTGGCCCGCTGGGACGCCGGGACGCAGGACGCCTTCGTCGCCGAGATGAACGCCGCGGCGGTCTCGCTGGGCATGAAGGACACCACCTACACCGACCCCAGCGGTCTGGACTCCAGCACCCGCAGTACCGCGGTCGACCAGCTGCAGCTCGCCAAGGTCGCGCTCACCGACCCCACCCTGCTGGCCCTGACCGCCGAGCCCATGACCCAGGTCCCCGACGACCCGGACGTCCTGTCCAACACCGACGCGCTCCTGGGCGCCGACGGCGTCGTCGGCGGCAAGACCGGCTCCAGCACGCCCGCGGGCGGCGCCCTGATGTGGGCCGCGCACCGCACCCTGGACGGCGAGGACCACCTGGTGCTGGGCGTGGTGCTGCATCAGGCTTCGGGCACGTCGCCCGAACAGGGCCTGTCCAGCGCCCTGCTCGTGAGCCGCCGGCTGGTCGAGGCGATGGACTGA
- a CDS encoding HAD-IA family hydrolase, whose translation MSTPRAVLTDFGGVLTTSIFEAFATYSTTVSGDPHLFGTLFRSDPAAGALLVEHECGRVNQAEFELGIAELLAPRGVELPAPGFVDAFQALLKPDEAMLAAMRALRAAGVPVAIVSNSLGDDAYRGYDLTELADTSVISGEVGVRKPSRAIYELACTRLGVDPTDCVMIDDLEHNLQGAARLGIVGLHHTDSAKTITTLAEWFPITV comes from the coding sequence ATGAGCACTCCCCGCGCAGTACTCACCGACTTCGGCGGCGTGCTGACGACGAGCATCTTCGAGGCCTTCGCCACCTACTCGACGACAGTCTCGGGCGATCCCCACCTGTTCGGGACTCTGTTCCGCTCCGACCCGGCAGCCGGCGCGCTGCTGGTGGAGCACGAGTGCGGACGCGTCAACCAGGCGGAGTTCGAGCTCGGGATCGCGGAGCTGCTGGCGCCGCGAGGCGTCGAACTCCCGGCACCGGGCTTCGTCGACGCGTTCCAGGCACTGCTGAAGCCGGATGAGGCGATGCTCGCGGCGATGCGCGCGCTGCGAGCCGCGGGCGTCCCGGTGGCGATCGTCTCCAACTCCCTCGGCGACGACGCCTACCGCGGCTACGACCTGACGGAACTCGCCGACACCTCGGTGATCTCCGGCGAGGTCGGAGTGCGCAAGCCGTCCCGGGCGATCTACGAACTCGCCTGCACCCGCCTGGGCGTCGACCCGACGGACTGCGTGATGATCGACGACCTGGAGCACAACCTCCAAGGCGCCGCCCGCCTCGGCATCGTCGGACTGCATCACACGGACTCCGCGAAGACCATCACCACGCTGGCCGAATGGTTCCCCATAACCGTTTGA
- a CDS encoding enoyl-CoA hydratase-related protein, which translates to MTQSTDAPATTDAPELVLAERHGAVLLLTLNRPDRLNAWNIPLEERYFALLDEAEADPEVRVVVVTGAGRGFCAGADMEDLSQLGTVDPDTIADARTRRARERPLSFRKPLIAAINGPAAGLGLVQALYCDLRFTTPQAKFTTAFSRRGLIAEYGSAWLLPRLVGQSRALDLLMSARVVLGDEALAMGLVDRVLPAGSLLTATLAYAADLAENCSPQSMALMKQQVYQAMDSDLPTAVAVANKLMHDSFRHPDAAEGVHSYLERRPPRFAPLESA; encoded by the coding sequence ATGACACAGAGCACTGACGCACCCGCCACGACCGATGCACCCGAGCTGGTCCTGGCCGAACGGCACGGAGCGGTCCTGCTGCTCACCCTCAACCGGCCGGACCGGCTGAACGCCTGGAACATCCCGCTCGAGGAGCGCTACTTCGCGCTCCTCGACGAGGCGGAAGCCGACCCCGAGGTACGGGTCGTGGTCGTCACCGGCGCGGGACGCGGTTTCTGTGCCGGTGCCGATATGGAGGACCTGTCGCAACTCGGCACCGTCGACCCGGACACCATCGCCGACGCACGGACCCGCCGGGCCCGCGAGCGGCCCCTGTCCTTCCGCAAGCCGCTGATCGCGGCGATCAACGGCCCGGCGGCCGGCCTCGGCCTGGTGCAGGCGCTGTACTGCGACCTGCGCTTCACGACACCGCAGGCCAAGTTCACGACAGCCTTCTCGCGCCGCGGCCTGATCGCCGAGTACGGCAGCGCCTGGCTGCTCCCCCGCCTGGTGGGACAGAGCCGCGCCCTGGACCTCCTGATGTCGGCCCGAGTGGTCCTCGGCGACGAGGCGCTGGCCATGGGCCTGGTCGACCGCGTCCTGCCCGCCGGATCACTCCTCACCGCCACCCTGGCCTACGCTGCCGACCTCGCCGAGAACTGCTCGCCGCAGTCGATGGCCCTGATGAAGCAGCAGGTGTATCAGGCCATGGATTCGGACCTGCCGACCGCGGTCGCGGTGGCCAACAAGCTGATGCACGACTCGTTCCGGCACCCCGACGCCGCCGAGGGCGTCCACAGCTACCTGGAGCGCCGTCCGCCACGCTTCGCGCCCCTGGAGTCGGCATGA
- the fabG gene encoding 3-oxoacyl-ACP reductase FabG, with protein sequence MTDLTSDTPRTAIVTGAARGIGAAVAARLAADGHAVAVVDLDETACADTVAAITKAGGKALAVGCDVSDEEQVAAAVARIAADLGAPTILVNNAGILRDNLLFKMTVGDWDAVMNVHLRGAFLMARAAQKHMVDAGFGRIVNLSSTSALGNRGQANYAAAKAGMQGFTKTLAIELGKFGVTANAIAPGFIETDMTKATAARMGVDFDVFREVAISQIPVGRSGKPEDIAAVASFLVREDAGFVSGQVIYAAGGPKD encoded by the coding sequence ATGACCGACCTCACCTCCGACACCCCGCGCACGGCGATCGTCACCGGCGCCGCCCGCGGCATCGGCGCGGCCGTCGCCGCCCGGCTGGCCGCCGACGGGCACGCGGTCGCCGTCGTCGACCTGGACGAGACCGCGTGCGCGGACACCGTCGCGGCGATCACCAAGGCCGGCGGCAAGGCGCTGGCCGTGGGCTGCGACGTCTCCGACGAGGAGCAGGTGGCCGCCGCGGTGGCGCGGATCGCCGCCGATCTCGGAGCGCCCACGATCCTGGTCAACAACGCCGGGATCCTGCGCGACAACCTGCTGTTCAAGATGACCGTCGGCGACTGGGACGCGGTGATGAACGTCCACCTGCGCGGCGCGTTCCTGATGGCGCGGGCCGCGCAGAAGCACATGGTGGACGCCGGGTTCGGCCGGATCGTGAACCTGTCCAGCACCTCGGCGCTGGGCAACCGCGGCCAGGCGAACTACGCCGCGGCCAAGGCCGGGATGCAGGGCTTCACCAAGACGCTGGCGATCGAGCTGGGCAAGTTCGGCGTCACCGCCAACGCGATCGCGCCGGGCTTCATCGAGACCGACATGACCAAGGCCACCGCGGCCCGGATGGGCGTCGACTTCGACGTGTTCCGGGAGGTGGCGATCAGCCAGATCCCGGTCGGCCGCTCCGGCAAGCCCGAGGACATCGCGGCCGTGGCCTCGTTCCTGGTGCGCGAGGACGCCGGGTTCGTGTCCGGCCAGGTGATCTACGCGGCCGGCGGTCCGAAGGACTGA
- a CDS encoding phosphotransferase family protein, whose translation MEELPGLVSGWLAGSGIEHTPPLTLTRVGVGQSNLTYAVTDATGRPDRRWILRRPPLGHLLASAHDVAREARILTALQDSEVPVPHVFAVRTADGVPMVLMEFVDGLVLDREEVVAGVDEPTRHAVGLSIARALALVHAVDLDKTGLADLASHKPYAERQLKRWTTQWQHSKTRESADLDTLTARLAAAIPEQRELTLVHGDFHLRNVIVSPDDGSVASVLDWELCTLGDPLADIGTLLAYWPAAGEAGQGLLSFSTLPGFPDRDEMAAAYLSAGGRDGSALAFWHALGLWKIAIIAEGVLRRVQDEPRNRAAAFAPTTEQIDSLIAKALRTLT comes from the coding sequence CTGGAAGAGCTGCCCGGGCTTGTCTCGGGCTGGCTGGCCGGATCAGGGATCGAGCACACCCCGCCGCTCACCCTGACCCGCGTCGGCGTCGGCCAGTCGAACCTGACCTACGCCGTCACCGACGCGACCGGCCGTCCCGACCGCCGCTGGATCCTGCGCCGCCCGCCCTTGGGACACCTGCTGGCCTCGGCGCACGACGTGGCCCGCGAGGCCCGCATCCTGACCGCGTTGCAGGACTCTGAGGTACCGGTCCCGCACGTCTTCGCGGTCCGGACCGCGGACGGCGTCCCGATGGTCCTGATGGAGTTCGTCGACGGCCTGGTCCTGGACCGCGAGGAGGTCGTCGCGGGGGTCGACGAGCCCACCCGGCACGCCGTCGGCCTGTCGATCGCCCGCGCCCTGGCGCTGGTGCACGCCGTCGACCTGGACAAGACCGGGCTGGCGGATCTGGCCAGCCACAAGCCGTACGCCGAGCGCCAGCTGAAGCGCTGGACGACGCAGTGGCAGCACTCGAAGACCCGCGAGTCCGCGGATCTGGACACGCTGACCGCCCGGCTGGCCGCCGCGATCCCCGAGCAGCGCGAGCTCACCCTCGTGCACGGCGACTTCCACCTGCGCAACGTGATCGTCTCCCCCGATGACGGCTCGGTCGCCTCGGTCCTGGACTGGGAGCTGTGCACGCTCGGCGACCCGCTGGCCGACATCGGCACGCTGCTCGCCTACTGGCCCGCGGCCGGCGAGGCCGGCCAGGGCCTGCTGAGCTTCTCCACCCTCCCGGGATTCCCGGACCGCGACGAGATGGCCGCCGCGTACCTTTCGGCCGGCGGCCGGGACGGCTCCGCCCTGGCCTTCTGGCACGCGCTGGGCCTGTGGAAGATCGCCATCATCGCCGAGGGCGTGCTGCGCCGCGTCCAGGACGAGCCGCGCAACCGCGCCGCCGCCTTCGCCCCGACCACCGAGCAGATCGACTCCCTGATCGCCAAGGCACTAAGGACTCTGACATGA
- a CDS encoding SDR family oxidoreductase: MTSPLIPSLNGRTAIVTGASRGIGLAIAQTLAAGGANVILTSRTKEHAVDAAKQVEGPGTAIGLQAHATDEEAARTCVAFAVERFGSLDILVNNAGTNPAYGPLIDIEKSRFAKTLDTNLWGPILWTSLAVKAWMGEHGGSVVNTASIGGIHVAENLGVYNASKAALIHVTKQLALELAPKVRVNGVAPAVVRTKLAAALFEREAEVAASYPLGRIGEPEDVAAAVAFLASDAAAWITGETLVIDGGALLGQAGV, from the coding sequence ATGACCAGCCCCCTCATCCCCTCGCTGAACGGCCGCACGGCCATCGTCACCGGCGCCTCGCGCGGCATCGGCCTGGCGATCGCGCAGACCCTGGCCGCCGGCGGCGCGAACGTCATCCTCACCTCGCGCACCAAGGAGCACGCCGTCGATGCGGCCAAGCAGGTCGAAGGACCCGGCACCGCGATCGGCCTCCAGGCGCACGCCACCGACGAGGAAGCGGCCCGCACCTGCGTGGCGTTCGCGGTCGAGCGCTTCGGCAGCCTGGACATCCTGGTCAACAACGCCGGCACCAACCCCGCGTACGGGCCGCTGATCGACATCGAGAAGAGCCGCTTCGCCAAGACCCTCGACACCAACCTGTGGGGCCCGATCCTGTGGACCTCGCTGGCGGTGAAGGCATGGATGGGCGAGCACGGCGGCTCGGTGGTGAACACCGCCTCGATCGGCGGCATCCACGTCGCGGAGAACCTGGGCGTCTACAACGCCAGCAAGGCGGCGCTGATCCACGTCACCAAGCAGCTGGCCCTGGAGCTGGCGCCGAAGGTCCGGGTCAACGGCGTCGCGCCGGCGGTGGTGCGCACCAAGCTGGCCGCGGCCCTGTTCGAGCGCGAGGCCGAGGTCGCCGCCTCCTACCCGCTGGGCCGGATCGGCGAGCCGGAGGACGTGGCCGCGGCGGTGGCGTTCCTGGCCTCCGACGCCGCCGCCTGGATCACCGGCGAGACGCTGGTGATCGACGGCGGCGCGCTGCTGGGGCAGGCCGGTGTCTGA